One region of Zerene cesonia ecotype Mississippi chromosome 15, Zerene_cesonia_1.1, whole genome shotgun sequence genomic DNA includes:
- the LOC119832396 gene encoding histone acetyltransferase KAT8 → MAKGDKDLEKTVVKSELPTPESRSTDNEDTESNQEQLLDIGEHYLVRRVDDSWRPAEIIQTRYNASESCYEYYVHYVGCDRRLDEWVPRHRIMSDRFDGCEQSSNNSDLLLTDKSGRKITRNQKRKHDEINHVQKTYAEMDPTTAALEKEHEAITKVKYIDRIQFGKYEIDTWYFSPYPEEYGKQSKLFICEYCLKYMRLEKTFRYHLGDCPQRQPQGTEIYRKGTIAIFEADGKEHKLYCQNLCLLAKLFLDHKTLYFDIEQFLFYILCEVDKHGAHLVGYFSKEKDSPEGNNVACILTLPPFQRQGYGKLLIAFSYELSRLEKVVGSPEKPLSDLGKLSYRSYWSYVILEVLSVTRGILSIKDLSQMTGIAPTDIISTLQSMNMVKYWKGQHVVCVTPKMVTEQLASSHFKKPRLTVDPTAIRWTPPSKQGPAAKSKK, encoded by the coding sequence ATGGCTAAAGGTGACAAAGACCTGGAAAAAACTGTTGTGAAAAGTGAATTACCAACTCCTGAATCTAGAAGTACTGACAATGAGGATACGGAATCCAACCAGGAACAACTTCTCGATATCGGAGAACACTATTTAGTGAGGCGTGTTGATGACTCATGGCGGCCGGCTGAGATAATTCAGACGCGGTACAATGCTTCGGAATCGTGCTATGAATATTACGTACATTATGTCGGATGCGATAGAAGATTGGATGAATGGGTTCCTCGCCACCGGATTATGTCGGATAGATTTGATGGTTGCGAACAATCGAGTAATAACTCTGATCTGTTGTTGACCGACAAATCTGGGCGCAAAATAACGCGCAATCAAAAACGTAAACATGACGAAATTAATCATGTTCAGAAAACCTATGCAGAAATGGACCCGACCACAGCGGCGCTTGAGAAGGAGCATGAAGCTATTACTAAAGTAAAGTACATTGATAGAATTCAATTCGGTAAATATGAGATCGACACCTGGTACTTTAGTCCTTACCCTGAGGAGTACGGTAAACAATCAAAGTTGTTTATCTGCgaatattgtttgaaatacATGAGGTTGGAGAAAACATTCAGATATCATTTAGGGGATTGTCCACAACGGCAGCCGCAGGGGACTGAGATATACAGAAAGGGAACTATTGCAATATTTGAGGCGGATGGCAAAGAACACAAGCTCTATTGTCAAAACTTGTGTTTACTGGCGAAACTGTTTCTTGATCACAAAACATTATACTTTGACATAGAACAGTTTCTGTTCTACATTCTATGTGAGGTTGACAAACATGGTGCACACTTAGTCGGCTATTTTTCGAAAGAGAAGGATTCCCCAGAAGGAAACAATGTTGCATGCATACTAACACTACCACCATTCCAACGCCAAGGGTATGGGAAGCTACTCATTGCGTTTAGTTATGAATTATCGAGACTGGAAAAAGTGGTAGGCAGTCCTGAAAAGCCTTTATCGGATTTAGGTAAGCTGAGCTATAGATCCTATTGGTCATATGTTATATTAGAGGTATTGAGTGTAACAAGAGGTATCTTGAGTATCAAAGATCTCAGCCAAATGACTGGTATTGCACCTACCGACATAATTTCCACTCTGCAGTCAATGAATATGGTGAAGTATTGGAAAGGTCAGCATGTGGTATGTGTTACTCCCAAGATGGTTACAGAACAACTTGCAAGTTCGCATTTTAAGAAGCCTCGTCTGACAGTAGATCCAACAGCCATTCGTTGGACACCACCCAGTAAACAAGGCCCAGCTGCTAAATCTAAGAAGTAA